The following nucleotide sequence is from Nothobranchius furzeri strain GRZ-AD chromosome 6, NfurGRZ-RIMD1, whole genome shotgun sequence.
atgaagatcggctttagagctgagatgtttgttctcacggtgcgggggctcgtccgacgcccacacagtaaaaacatgcaaatgacgactttagtcgtcattggcagtgaatgagtcaaaaaatgggacccaacgtcTCCCTGCTTGACTCTCAGCTTTAAGGGACTGGGTTGAGGGAAAAATCCACCAAATACGTTGCGAGCATGGCTGCAGtttaccgctccccacggggatggctcagatgaatttcaccagtgtaggatgactaatgggacttcagttttaattattttaacacACTGGCTcagaaaaatgattaaaaattcaGAAAACACGGCATTGTGTAGCTTTAAGTGCACCTTAACCAAACAGAAAGCTTCTATCTTTATCTTTACCTCAGAATCCTCAAAAATGGAAATTCCTCCAGACAATGAGACAAGATCAACAGCAGTTGAGAGTTTAAAGTCAGATTCAGTGTTAGAATTATGACCAGGATCCTTTAAAATCCCCACCACGCCTGTATCTTTTGGGCAAAGCGGCTGATCTAAGGGGTGTGTACAACTTTAGCAAATCAATCAGCAGCAGATTTGTAAAATGGAGTCCACTGTTTGGACCGTCGGAGTGATCCACTTAGAACAGAAGGGACGTTCGGGGGAAGAGGCCAGCATCTGTAAGCAGCCAAGACTCAGTCAGTTGTTTGAGTATTTGTCCTACAAACTGATATCTTGGCAGTGTGACCACCAGCTCTTTCTCGTGTTAAAGCACCAGTACCACCACTGATTTACCGCCAAGCTGCTGCATGTCTAGCATTCACCACGAGTCTGTTTGTGTGCAAACGGATGACTGAGCAATAAAGGAAAGTGGGATTTTAAAAACTTGAAAAATCTGGACTACTGACATCTCTAACCTTGGCAGATGCATTAGCGTTGTGTAACGCTCGCTAAGCATAATATGCTGCCCTGGCCATGAAGCGGTATAGCGCCATGTGAATTTACACCTCAGCTCTAGTTTTACATGCTTCCAAAATGCATCGAGGCCAGCAGCTCAagtcaggccagacaggaagtcaaacacaaatgcAACGCGACATATCCTGcagttttcaaaataagacacatGCAAATGTTCAGTAGCTTAACTAGTAAACCCCCTCTACAATGAGTGGTGCAGTCAGCCCATGGTGAACAGCATCCCAGCAGGAAACCTCCATGAATCATACAGGGtgtaaattcacttgttacagaaacactaattaaccCCTAATTAGAACCTTACTGTTGTAAGAGCTCATTTGAAAGTGGGTGGCTAtacgtgtgtatatataaattatgtcaaagtgtaaagaagtgcatttgtcaggaactcctccagctgactccatttcccaacattcccgccaccaacgtggccgccgacgccatcacgccgacactataaacagaagtgccggcgtttcattcattactctgtcATTGTTCTCACCAGACAttgaatcgagttctcaggcttaccagccttcAAACCTTCAAACCTAACCTTAAGGATATAACCACGCTGTTTACCTccaccactccgcgtctgggcaacagaccaTCTCAGCTacgcttcagctctgccaccaaacctgacaggatgacagagtcatgaatgaaacgccggcaattccgtttagtgtcggcgtgatgacgtcggcggccacgttggtggcgggaatgttgGGAAATGGTGGCGaaaatgctgggaaatggagtcagctggaggagttcgtgacagcatTTACCGTTTAGTGATTTATGCAgctttttatggacaggaatcaaaacaggaaatatataatatgacatttatttaatccaaactatatatatatattaattcaaGTTCAGAGGAGTGAGGAATCTTTTGTATGCATCGTCTTCTGGGAACTCCTGCCTTATTCTGGAGACAGCACATGACGGGATGACAACACGAATGTGCTGTCCCAGGTAAccccaacaccacctgaccacattcCGGTACGCCAGATGTCTGTAACAACTGAGAAAGAGGTGGTATGAGTTATGAATAAAGGATTCATAAAAAAATTAATTTGACAGTTGTCTTACCCGTTGAGCGTAGTCTCCTGCATCTCCCCATAGAGCTGCATGAAGGTGCCATAAACTGCCTGCAACACGTAGGGATTCAGAGCAACAGGCTCAGAACCAGGATGCTCAGTTATGCAGGAGGTTACACCCACTTGCTGACACCTGAGCATTACCTACGACAAAGAAAAACTGATATCAGTAATTAAAGCAGGGCTATAAGTTCAATATTAGTATGATGTTAGTGATTGTGTAACAAATGTGTGCATTACAGAATGCTTTTCTCATGGTGgggtacttttatttttataccttgggcgtttctctgcaGCACACATTTTCTCTGGCAGACAATGATGTGCAGTGGCTGCAGGTGCACCTGTTGAGGCAGTCATACGATATTGGTTTTAGCTAAGCGAAATGCAGCTTTAGCTGTGACAAAAAAGCTACTTACCACTCAGAGACTGGACCCATTCGATGCCGTGATGCTCCTGCTGGCTCGGCTCCAGGGGACTCGGACAACTCACGAGCTAGTGGCTCAAAAAGATACGGTTCAGGACCGCTTGCTTCCCCCAAAAAGCCCTCCTCCCTATCCTCTGGGGATGAAGGTGGAAAAAAGTCCTCCACCTCGAATGACTGCTCTGAGCTAGTGTCGCTCTCCGTCGCCATCTGGCTTCAAGTTTGTGTATGTCACTCACGGTcgtagctccgccttctcggtcttacGGGAAACGCCTCTTGGTGCTGCATTTTTCAAAaatgaaatgtgggtggagtaagcCTCTGAGGGGGAATTACCACTTCTTCAAGGGAAATTCTCCCTCTTTCTTTATCTACAACAAATATTCAaacataaaaaattagaaaataggAAACTTacgtttggtttatgcttgacgcgtccgcgaggtccgcacggctccgcgcggcaaaattgcgtcattttaacaaccacgcccctccaccgcgcctccacaacggcccaaactttccgcaccgcgcacctaggaaattttctaaccacgcggacggttggaTGTGGAAAAGCATGGCGGtccagcaagaactagtatggcagaggttcgtaaatacagacatttgtatgattcagctctcagagatcaccgtgatcaacatgttgttaataattcttggagagaaatagctcgcactgtcggaaaagacgaggacgctgttaaaaatgctggaatgccgtgttgtaaacaacagtaatttctacgtcTACTATGGTGTGGtgctggatgcatgccgtagagctccatgctgccccctacagtttgggagaatattggctcaccgcagagacaagccgcatgaaccataaacgctgcaagttgtgaattgcgttccagccgcgagccgcatcaccaagtggaaagtgaatgcgtcaaacataaaccaagCTCCTGGGTTAGAGTTCCGGTTAGGGTTAGTCCTTCATTTTGGAATTAGGCGATatttaatttattgttttttgttcttttgcatcTTTCTAGTCTTGGTATTTTTAGTTGTGAATGTGTTTTATTGGATTTCTTTGATCTTAAATATTGAAAGTAACActtaaccatggacgtaatttggggggggacaggggggacatgtcccccccactttttccaaagtcaagttttgacccctgcactttttaccatccaaaaacaatattatgctatattaaattgacactggttgagctctaggaccaagcagaaaacaactgtttgtgttgaagcctgtttcccattagagcatactgtatagATACCCCCCCGCCCCAGTGTCCCCCCCacctctaaagtgaaaattacgtccatgcacttAACAGTTACTAAAATGTTACTTTAAATCAGTCTCTTTGTTTTCAAGTATTTTTGTTCCCACTGTCACTGTTTATTGATTTCCTCTCGGCACCCCAGATGAAACTGCTCTTGTCAAACCTGTTTTCCATCAGTCAATCAGTCCAGCTGCACTCAATCACTAATCACCTTCCCAGTTATATAGTCCTCAGTTTCTGTAGCTCTGTTTGATACTACTGTCCCACGTTCGGTTTGTTGTAGCAGCTGATACCATCTCAACTCTTCTGAAGGGTcctttagagcagtggttcccattcTAGGATCTGGGACCGCCCAAAGGGGTCAAGATTACtgggggtccccacaattttgtgTGTCTTAGAAAATCCCAATAACACGCCCAATTGTATAATCAAACCCTGTAGAATAGTTGCAACTGTATGTCTGCATAAAGTCTTTAATTAATCACATTTAATGAGTGAATGCGGGCTGAAGTTGTGGTTGGGGTCCTGGCTTATCTTGGACACAGGCGAGGGGGTCTTCAAAGGAAAAAGGGTTGTGGAGAATGCTTTAGAGGCTCCATCGTGTCCACTTGCCTTTACTTAGCTCCTAAACATTCTACCTGAAGCCGTTTTTGTTCCGTGGTTTATCACACCGCTGTAGCGGTGTGGTCCTCACAGTTAGTGATCACCTCCGACTTGAAAAAGGATGCATAATAGATAAGCAATCTGGCAACCCAGTCCAGTTTTTAAATCCACGCTGGAGCAGACATTTCCATCAATTTAGCTGGTTTGCAAATGAGTGCAGAGTAGAAGTGAGCCTCGGCCGTGGGGTCGCAGGGGGAACAGAGGTTCACCTGCTGTGAAAGACTTTTGATTTGAAATGCtccttttactttttattcatttcaTTTCTGCATCACATCCATTCTTTCATTGCAGACCCAGCTTTGCCCTCTTCCCACCTGCACGTGCTACACCTGCTTCTCGTGTGTTGTACCTCAAACTCCACTCTCATATTTAACCTTCCTGCATTTGTCAGTCTGTCCATCATCATTCCCTGTCTTGTTCTTCCACTTTCAGTATCTCTAACACAGCACTCTCTCTCCTCGTAATAACTCTCCTTTCTCATTTCTGCCatccctccacctcactcagtccTTCTGTCAGTCTTTCTCCTCCGTCCAATTTTTTCCCTCCTAATCCATATTCATGTAATTTCTATATGGCAGCCTGAGGCTGCTGTTAGGGACTGTTACTTTGTGTTAAAGGTCTAGAAAGCCCACCTGATTTACAGTAATAACTTGGGATATGTCCAGAAATAGCATTATCgagacatacacacacgcacacacacttgctAGCTCTTACAGCTACCTTCTGTCCTCCCTCTTACTCACAATTTTCAGTGCACTTATCAGGCTGAGCCACTTTAACATTCagggatccagatctgtgatatgtaATGGATCCCAGGGGGAGTCTGTGCAGTCCGTCTGCTGTTGTGTGTTTCTCTGAGTGCATTGGATTCCTTTACACTTGTGTGTTTGAAGCTCTGAGGTAAATGGGGAAATGCAGATATTAAAGAGCCATCAACTCATGCAGCAACGAGGGAGAATTGATTGAATTTGCTCAGAGTTACAATAACTACACAGGCACAGGGAAAAATCAAAGCCCGCTTGATGCACGAGGTGTCATTGCCTAAGCCGTGCAGTAAGCCAGTGGGATTTGATCCAAATGAGAAAAACTGGTCTAAGCGGTACAATTAGCTGGTGTTTTTAGGGATCTTTTGATTTAATCCATCATCACTTGTGGCAACGTTGGTTTAATAATGTCAGTGAGGC
It contains:
- the LOC139070243 gene encoding P2X purinoceptor 7-like, coding for MATESDTSSEQSFEVEDFFPPSSPEDREEGFLGEASGPEPYLFEPLARELSESPGAEPAGASRHRMGPVSEWCTCSHCTSLSARENVCCRETPKVMLRCQQVGVTSCITEHPGSEPVALNPYVLQAVYGTFMQLYGEMQETTLNGCYRHLAYRNVVRWCWGYLGQHIRVVIPSCAVSRIRQEFPEDDDHLQGHLPPKPLPCCHAALWEKVQIPQLQDQLTEEQFLSLGC